The Ziziphus jujuba cultivar Dongzao chromosome 1, ASM3175591v1 genome segment aaaaaatcaataaaataacaaaacgtatatttttcaaaatcccGATGTGGAACGACCTCAAATATTACCAACGTTTTTTAGGACACGGAGTCTcggaaacaaaattaataaaataataaaatgatcaaAATGAGAGGCTCTCTCTTTCTATCACACAGATTGTTCGTCTTGGGGAgtttgttgttttctttataCTACCACATATCTAATACAAATGAGATTGTCAGAATgcattggattttattttttttaatattattattataattattatattatcttcctttcttttccaattTCCTGAATTGCCCTTCAGGACGAAGACTTTGGTTTTCAAAGCTTTTCTGGAGAATTCTGTGGCAGGCAAAGTGGAAGCAAAGTCATAATTGGTAAGAAAAGTTTGGTGGGTCATTGTCAAAAATGTAGACTGCTATGGCTGCCATGATCTGTTTGGCTGCTGAGAAAAAAACGTAGGAAAAgagtaaaaagaaaagaggaaaataaaagaCCCACATGTTATTAAAGTCTTGGTCTTAACTGGGGCCACAAATTGGTTCGAAGATAAAGCTTTAGACTGGAATTTACTGAATCATTTTTCTCGGAAATTGAAGTGAAAGGAAAAGGgtggcttttttttcttttgttttccacGTCTATTCTATTATTTTCATTCGGTGTTGTCTGCTACCAATCAATCAGAATGTTATAAATTCCTATAAGTTATCGTGGTGGCCCTGCTTTGGCCAACAATATATACACGGAATTatagtctcttttttttttctttcttttttttttcaatgttcttTCTTTTGGAATATTCTCTACAGTAAGTGATTCTATTTGACTAAGATTACGTTATAGATTCTGTTTGGTTGTCCAGAAAACTCAGGAAATCAACAgagatgaaagaaaaattgaattgtTTTTACGTTTTCCTCTGTAATATAACGTATGCTTTTTATGGGCCAAACAGGATAATATAAATAGTTCTGTGTTTTCCTCTATTCAGGTAGTATCTGTTTCAcattgatcaaagtcaaagtTTTAAACATTTAAGAGACATGGATAACAGTGGTAGTGGATCATTCATGAGGAATAGGAGGTTGGAAAGCTTCCTCAACACAAGCTCTTCTCCAACTTATAGAGAAAAACCAAAAGTTTCGGTGAAAGAAGAAGCAGCTCAGAAACCAAAAGCCGATGTTTATCAGGACGACGACGACGATGATGGATGGGTTTTAGCTTTGATATCTTGTATCAGAATTGTCACTTGTTTCTTGACAATGATGGTTACAACTTTCATATGGGCATTGATTATGCTTGTTCTCCTACCATGGCCTTATGAGAGGATTAGGCAGGGAAATATTTATGGGCATGTCACTGGTAGATTGTTGGTAAGCTATCCTTTCTTTTCACTTTTCCATGTTAATCTTCCTTCTGTGAATTAGATTCTTAAACAAGAAACCTAATAATATTCAAGTTGTTGTATGTTTAGGGGAAAAAATTGGtaaattatgttaatttttaggACCCCACCTTTATTTTGCctctatctttttttcttgtttccacTTTTCCTCTTTTTTGCTTCTAATTATGAAAGTTCTACAagatataatttgtatttttatgtttttttcgcTGCAGTACTAGCTTCTAGCTAGAGTAGCTTGATTCTTTTCCTGTAATGATTCATTCTAGTTTACCTTGTGTTTCATATCCATACATAAAGCTTGTAGTCCATGAGTTAAAAAGTAAAGATGACATTCTTAGTTGTAATGAATGTTGGCTTATCTGGACATGTACTGAAGTGACTATGAAgactatatatttggaaaaagCTAAGAAAGGTCACAAAATTCacaacaaagagagagagagagagttcatgAAGACTTCATCTTGAAAAAAGAGGTTTGTGTTTGATCCTCTGAAACATAAAGACATCTTGCTAGGAGTGCCTTATGGATCTTACTCTCTGGtttgtaatataatttataagctGAATTGTTTCTTTCCTTAAACCTGTGGATTGTTCGTATGAAGCTTTTTCTCTGTTTGAAAATTCCCATACTAACTTCCTGCAACTTACATAGttcaaaagttaaaagaaaacttATATTAATTGCAGATGTGGATCCTTGGGAATCCTAGAAAGATTGAAGGTTCTGAATTCTCTAATAAGAGGGCAATTTATATCTGCAACCATGCTTCTCCTCTAGATATTTTTCTTATAATGTGGTTGACTCCAACAGGCACTGTTGGCATTGCAAAAAAAGAGGTATGTGTAGACTTTAAATGCTTAAAGGCATTATTAATGCTagttccaaaaatattatttgacgtACCGTTGAATTCTGTAGTTATTGTACATGCATCATAAGAAGTTTGAATCAAGTGCTTTTTGGTTTGGACCAATTGGCGgttccatttttaattttggcACAAAAGATATCATGTTTCCTTCATCAAGTAGAATTCTGTTTTTCTTGATCCTAGCCCTGCCTCCCCACAAAACAGTATGGAATATGGCTTCGTTTTGTTTACAACATGTATGGTTTATTCAACTTATGATCACAAAAGATTATCTTTTGCCATTTTCTATTCAGTTTTGGGGACTTTCCTCACTAAGAAATGGATTTCTGTCTCACAAACAGTAGAGGAAAAAAATGCCATAATTTTTTTAGTAGAATTGCAAATAGACCAGCATGATATGCATATGCATACAGGGTTTACATCCCAGGAATCGGTAGTATAGGGGCTTCTGCCTCTACAGTAAAGCACCGCTCACATTTTTCATACAACAGATTTTTCCGTACAATacacattttcattttaaattcacTGAAAGGCGATGAACTAGTAAAACTTATTAGCTTAGTTGAAGCTTATACGCAGATCATGTGGTATCCCCTTTTTGGGCAACTTTACATTTTGGCCAACCATCTTCGTATAGATCGCTCCAACCCGACTGCAGCCATTCAATCCTTGAAAGAGGTATCCATTTTTCTCTTCTACATTCTCTGTGTTGCATTTTGTCTGTATAGTTGaagttttttatttctcttataTATGATCAGGCAGCTGATGCAGTTGTGAGAAACAACCTTTCTTTGATAATATTTCCGGAGGGCACCAGGTCAAGAAATGGACGATTACTTCCCTTCAAAAAGGCAATTCTAAATACAATACCTTTCATAGTTCAACACATAAATGTCTTTCTGAACTATTCTAACTGCGATCTGCTGAGAAATCCTGATCTGTATCATAAACATTTGATAAGTCTTGCTTTGCTTGATTAACAAGTTACTGTAAAACTTGGGAATGATCTTTAATAGATTGGTGATATGCTTGCATAAAAGCATAACAAGAAAGTTGGCTTTGTTTCCTTTCCAGGGTTTTGTTCATTTGGCACTGCAATCAGGCCTGCCAATAGTTCCAATGGTCTTTACAGGCACCCACCTAGCATGGAGGAAGGGCAGCTCACATGTTCGACCTGCACCTTTAACTGTCAGATATCTCGATCCCATAATCACTGATGATTGGACAGCTGACAAGATCGACGAGTATGTTAAAATGGtacataatttatatgtaaaacACCTGCCTGAGTCACAGAGGCCTCCTGAATCTTGATTATGAGTTTGAAGGTCCTAGAAAGAGTTCTTAGTCATAGTTGAGGTAACTCTCATATGTAATTATCTAATTCTTGGAACAAAGCCCCTACTTATTGCATATGTAGCAGGTTTACTAATTAATGTAATTAGAATGTTGATTTCCTTAAATATCCAAGCTTTGCTAGCTTAATCAAGTCTTTTTCCATATGAACTAGGCTCTTAATCCTGTATGTATAGTTTGATTATCTTTCACACGTTGATCTTGTATAAATTTCAATCATTCGaaatagcaaatatatatacatatatataatatacgttTGTGTcgatgtatgtatgtatttatatatatatatatgtataactttTTGCTCAAGTTCCATTTGCTAAATTGCCAATTGTCAAAATATTAAGTGATGTGGTGGAACTGGAAATATGTTTGTGAAAAAGTAAATTGCAGTTTGTAAAATTTTGatgtttgtaatatatatatgaagttttAATGGGGagatttttaatcttttaaattaaaaattgttggATCCAATCATTcatttctttgaatttgataggtgataatattaaaaataatttgataggtggtaatgttaaaaattaagttactaaatacttaaaaaacaattgtacggaaggggaaaaaaagcattatattttatcaattcaaactaaaagattaaataaaataaaaataaaaataaaaataaaaatcgtaAGAAGCTAGTTTAAAACCAAACAGAATGCTGAAAGGAAACAGAAATGACATTGACAGAGCATGGTGTGAAtgaccttttttcatttttttctttttttagtgtgAATGACATGTTAGTGTCTTCATTAACCATGAAttacatcctttttttttttttttttttgcttgtaccatgaattatattatttatttattttttggtacatATAACCAAGAATTACATCAATAGCTGTAATTTATGCACTAGGCTTTAGGCAACCAATTTTTTACCATAACACCCTTCAGTCCCGAACTCTAAACCCCACAAAACGACAGCTGCTAATTATACTACCAAACCAGACAAAGCCtaaaacccaattttttttcaagATTATTTGCAGCTGTTGTCTTTTAATTTTGACCAACATCAATTTCAATCTCTACATTTTGCAATAATTTAAATGCATTCTTTAACGTTTGGAATATTTTGTTAATGTTAAcagtcaataaaataaatttaagtatCATTTGATgacaagttaattttttttatttttttgcttttttttttacttctaaattgaatttgatttgtttattttaatggtattttaaaattagttaatgataattatatatctttattaattataaatgtaaatatatatgcaaattataTGCTCTAATTACTCcaagatatctatatatatatatatatatgtatgtatgtatgtatgtatattctcACTTGGtattaatttatgtatattttctaattattcctaatatatacatatggttttctctcttattaatttaaaaaataataataagaagaagaaaaataaataaataacattaatgAAGGCTCACATATCTGATACCTTTCCTTTCCTCAGCTACGAAGACAACAACGAGGGCTTCGGAGACTTCAAGTTCGTGCGGACGTGCCCTAATCAAACTACTGTCGGTGTAGCCTATCATTGTGACCCGTACAGCTATTGGGTGGTATGTATGTGTTGCGGTGTGCAATTGGTCAACTTTGACAGAGGACTTACACATCATCATGGCTTAGATGGTGATGCAAAACAGCATCCAAATTCCATCTAAGGCCAACCTTTTAActgctctttttttcttttttcttttttttttttggggttgttcgtggtttgtgatttttttttcttttttttttgggttgtccTTGGTttgtgattgatttttttttttttctttttaggggTGGGATTAGCAGGAATTTCTAATACCAagcttttattttaatattattattattattattatttttaatgatgagCTTGCAGGGATTCCCGGTGCCCATTGGGGTAGAAGATAAAGAAGAAAGGAGAAAAGGAAGatgagaggagagagaaaattttaattttttaaaaataaatttaattttattatattgcaaATTctatttagtttaattttaatttttaagggTGTAAAAGTAATTTCAATTATTATGTATGAGAGAATGTGACAGATTTCAAACACGGtagttgaaattttcaaaatacataaattaaaattgatattaatcAAATACGAGGGATTGAAGTTGAAAttaatcctttttttaattGGGTAAATGAGAACCAGATTTAGTAATACCACTCTTTAAAGGTAAGtcattattaaaataatctATAACAAGGATCTTGTTTAATTgtatatacaattatttttttagtaatataatctttttaaaatacaagatatgtcaaattacatatatatgtatgtatatatatatatatatactaggttTGGCCCACGTGTTTTGCACGTGTATTGATGTGTAATAATATTAGTGTTATTAATCATAGATTGTTTTAtactaattattataattattattttcaaaataaataatttataataaaataatatttacaaatagatataaaaataagtaaataaataaatgttataaTTTATCTGGAAATAATCATATCCTATTCCGTTTTTTCATTTGCTCACTgccgacttttttttttttaatcagattTCCAACTTGTTCTTGTTTTGGCCAcaagaactaaaaataaaaaataaaaaaataaaaaatagatttttagcgATGGTTTTTTGAAAtctatcattaaaaaataaaaaaatattaatgcttttaaactaatatttttatataaaaacgtTGGCTATTATGTATAGATTtttaacaatgttttttttataaaaatattactaaaaatgtttataaaagctaatgcttttattaaaaagtgtcggtttttttctttttggtaatgattttttaaaaaacatcaaaattctgttttttatttttttattttttgttcttgtgGTCAAAAGtgcttcaaaatatttatttatattttttgcttgaaaaatattgcatttaatttataaaattacattGCTAATATTATAGaggaataaatcaaaattaaaaagtattttttttaatttatcaaaaacaaaagatcatttcaattaatacaattttagaCGAGAAATACCAATTTTATGAGAAAATAATGAAAGCATATTGtaataccaaaatttaaaattttttttaatttcattttttgttcttGCTGCGAAAATtgcttcaaaatatttatttatttttacttaaaatatattgtatttaatttttaaaattatattactaatattatagaGGAAcagatcaaaattaaaaagcatttttttaatttatcaaaaaaaaactttattccaaataatacaattttaatagaaaaatatcaattttatgaaaaaaataatgaaagctTATTGTaataccaaaatttaaataataataaaaaaaaaatatatatatatatatatatatatataacttattagttcatgttaaaaaaagaaaagaaaaaaaaaagtagctttTTAGTTGCTGTCTTGTGTGATGTGTGCCATACTGAGATGTCATAGGTTTAGATACATGAGAACCCATGCCGTGTCAGTGTGATTTCAAAATCATGGATTAGGAGCTTTGTATTTAATAGAAAtgaaatatctattttatctTTGGCATACtattgtagaaaaaaaaaagatttgaataaataatattgtaaaaaaaataaaataaaaataaaaacgaggaaaaaaaaagaggccaAAACACACAAAAAGCAGTTGTTTTTGTACCATTTTGAACaataaaacattatcaaaatttagGAACCCCATATAGTATAAactaaagaatatatatataaatgagtggaatttttaaactaaaacgATGAAAtgccaaaacaaaataaaatttcttttatatttcttcttttttttcttgaaaaaacttttatattctgattaattttttttatatacattggaaaaaaaagattttattatatatttaaaaaaatacgcAAATAACTTtgtttaagaaggaaataaaagtAAGGccgatttttattttaaaatcccaataaataaagaaagtgtatcaaaaaaaaaaaagaaagaaagaaattttaatCAGTCGTTTGTGGATGTGGGATCATGTGCACTATAAAGTAGAAAAGCAGGGAGAGCGAGAGTGGCATGTGATTTAGATTTGGCGAAAATAAGAACATGGGGGCAAATAGAGAAGGTAACGGACATATTTTTCACTCGCTCTTATTTTGGAAACTATATATCAATATTGGTATTTGTggccattttttatttgaaattttgtccCGGCAATTGTCTCACTCTCGTAGATAGTCACACTCACACAGAGTTTATTCAACCCATCCGCGTGTCTGTCTCCAAAAGGTACTACATCTCTCCTCCGTcgatctctttttctctctctctctctctacttcAGTACGtggtttttgggtttgtttggaTCTCGGATTCCTTTGTTCTTGCTCTTTGATTTGTTgggtcatttttgttttttgtgttttgttttttgggttttcgaTTTGCTTTAAGATTTCTATTTAGATTTTATAGTTTGCTGCAATGGATTGATATTTGTAATGGGTTTCAGATTTTGGATTCTTTATTTTTGCGGTTTAGTGTTTCCGGTTTTGAACTTGATTTGTAGATACCAATTTTGAGAAGTCAATTTTCCATAGCGAGAATAGGAATGGAGGATAATTTGGTAGTTAATGGACTTAGTCAACGATGGTTGGGTTAGGTCATTGTGTATTATCTCATAACTGGAGTTTGGAATTTTCATGGttgattattgttattgttgggGGATTCAAgagggggcaaaaaaaaaaaaaaacgaatttgatttttctcaaaataacaaattaaagaaagcaCTCTACTTGCTGTTGAAACTTTTGGTTTCTTATGCTTCTATATGGCCTAGCCATTCCAGTGCAAGAAACATTCTCACCCAAAATGGTGGCCTAAGTGCATGGAGTTtcaatttaagaaataaaaagtaaattagaAGTTGAACCATCTGCTGATATTGCAGGATTTATTACACTTTAACACTATGTAATTTATCTTTCTATAACTTTATCTTCTGAAATAATTCAAAGCTGCTATAAATCTATGTACAGTTTGATATTATCTCTTGACTCTTGTTATTCCCAGAATCTTGCTATTTACATTATCTTTAGATTTAGTAGCCAGTTTATGTAGTACGTCAAATTGTTTTTTGTACATGAAActtgatttatttgataaacaTGTCAAACACTTAAAGACATTGCTTATCACATCCAATGGGGCCATTATTTCAGTCTCCATGCATCAACAATTAccattccttttttatttatttattttttcttctggtGAAGCACTTATGTTATTGTCAAAATTCTCCTTAACCAGGCAGCTTATCGGTTCCTGATGGATATTACATTGTTAATGTTTGCATACCACAAAGGCCCTTGGTCTATTAACTTGATCGAATCTGGCTCATATGTCAGTTGACAATGTAAAATCACTTGTCTTTTTAACTCTTGTTTTGTCTTTTGACTTGCAGGTCTACAGACTGAGACTCACAGACATAGCGAGTGTAAGACAGAGGAGGAAGTGGGAAGTGGAAAGTGAAAATGGGGGGATCTGGGTCTGAGAAATTTGATCATCCGTATGTGCCAAGAGATCTAAAGCTAGAAGGATATGTGCCAGTCTTCCTCTCACAGTCCACCATTGTGGGGGTATATGGCGTGTCTTCATTGCTCGTGTTTTTTCTTGTCTGGTTCCTCTCTGGTACCCAcccactttctttctttcttcttcttcttttttttgtttttttgtttttttttttttttttggtccattTATTTGTGGTTTCACTTTCACTAAGAACTCCAGGCAAATCAAATCacacaataaatttaatatttctgttTGCACTGGATTTCTTTTCGGTTCTGGTGAATCCACCTATGGTCTGTTCCCATTCTAAAATGAATGTTTTTTGTTGGTTTGTTCTTCAACTCCAGGGCGATCACCCAAGAGATCAAGAATTGACAGATGGCTCATGTGCTGGTGGGCTTTCACAGGCCTCACCCACATGATACTTGAAGGTTATTTTGCTTTCTCTCCAGAATTTTACAAGGATAAGACTCCTTTCTACCTGTCTGAAGTTTGTAAgttccctttttatttattttgattaaatctGTAAAAATCATTTGGTGCACTGAGTGGAGTTTGATGGTGTTATAAATGTTTTATCCTTAAGTGGATTATACTCATGTGTTATGGTAATGCATAAAAAAATTGTCAGGGAAAGAATATAGCAAAGGTGATTCAAGATATGCAGCTAGGGATGCAGGAGTTGTTGCGGTTGAAGGAATCACTGCAGTTTTAGAGGGGCCGGCTTGCCTTCTGGCAATGTAAGATTTTGTTGAGGAATATAATGgagtttatcattatttatgtGCACAAATAACATTCGACTTTTTAGACATCAGTTCAATATCGTTTTATAGATGCATCAGTTATTtgcaatgctgataagttctTTATGCTTGGCAGATATGCTATTGCTGCTGGAAAGTCATATAGCTATATACTTCAGTTTGCCATTTCTTTGGGGCAGCTGTATGGAACTG includes the following:
- the LOC107431891 gene encoding 1-acyl-sn-glycerol-3-phosphate acyltransferase isoform X1, whose protein sequence is MDNSGSGSFMRNRRLESFLNTSSSPTYREKPKVSVKEEAAQKPKADVYQDDDDDDGWVLALISCIRIVTCFLTMMVTTFIWALIMLVLLPWPYERIRQGNIYGHVTGRLLMWILGNPRKIEGSEFSNKRAIYICNHASPLDIFLIMWLTPTGTVGIAKKEIMWYPLFGQLYILANHLRIDRSNPTAAIQSLKEAADAVVRNNLSLIIFPEGTRSRNGRLLPFKKGFVHLALQSGLPIVPMVFTGTHLAWRKGSSHVRPAPLTVRYLDPIITDDWTADKIDEYVKMVHNLYVKHLPESQRPPES
- the LOC107431891 gene encoding 1-acyl-sn-glycerol-3-phosphate acyltransferase isoform X2 yields the protein MDNSGSGSFMRNRRLESFLNTSSSPTYREKPKVSVKEEAAQKPKADVYQDDDDDDGWVLALISCIRIVTCFLTMMVTTFIWALIMLVLLPWPYERIRQGNIYGHVTGRLLMWILGNPRKIEGSEFSNKRAIYICNHASPLDIFLIMWLTPTGTVGIAKKEIMWYPLFGQLYILANHLRIDRSNPTAAIQSLKEGFVHLALQSGLPIVPMVFTGTHLAWRKGSSHVRPAPLTVRYLDPIITDDWTADKIDEYVKMVHNLYVKHLPESQRPPES
- the LOC107431850 gene encoding probable 3-beta-hydroxysteroid-Delta(8),Delta(7)-isomerase; translation: MGGSGSEKFDHPYVPRDLKLEGYVPVFLSQSTIVGVYGVSSLLVFFLVWFLSGRSPKRSRIDRWLMCWWAFTGLTHMILEGYFAFSPEFYKDKTPFYLSEVWKEYSKGDSRYAARDAGVVAVEGITAVLEGPACLLAIYAIAAGKSYSYILQFAISLGQLYGTAVYFITSILEGDNFATSSYYYYAYYVAANASWVVIPTLISIRCWKKICASVASQSQGQKKAKTR